attaacGTTTTGATAGAGTAGAGTTCAGTGAAAAAAGAGGCATCAATTAACGCCTACTCAGTCCAGATTCCGAACTACAAACTGTTTGAATATTTCAACTCCCCTTGACTCCTTTATTAGTTCATACTTGTAAATATCCTCtccatttttttataacaatcgCAGAAGTCTATTCATTATTATTAAGATTTTATGCTTATAAATTAAAAGTCTAATTATGTCACCACTTTCCAAgctcaattgaaataaataatctaaagtAATAAAATTCCAAGAAGTTAATCAACgttcatttcatttttcaagTGCACGTTTGATTTTACATTACGTATGATTTTATATTAAGATATTGATAAAATCACAGTGATTCACCGTGATTTTCTTAATCCAACAGTGAAATCAAACTTCATATTTTCTGTAGCCTATAatcaaatttgatatattaaacTAGTTTTTCTGCATGTATTTTCCAATCTGTCTATCTAACTGTATATTGCATGCTGCACTAGCTAGTCAAGAATATCATTTTTCTATTGATCATTTAATAACTACATTATCTAGCACATATGACAGTTTCCACACTTTCACACCCATTtggatttcaaaattttgaatggAGAAAGGAGGCTGCTGCATACCAAATAAAGAAAAGTGCACCAATTTCTTCCCCAATAAATAATGATCTTGCTAATATTGAAGGCCAGGGCCTAATACCAAAAAACAATTCAACTTGGGGCACTACATTTTTCGCCTCCTAACAAAAAAAGTCATTGCCCTGCTGCTTTAAGACTCTGTGACAAACGCTCATAGTGCTCCCTTTGCTGCTCCAAAAAACAGAATAAATTCCAATATAAATCTCAAACTAATTTATGCAACAAATGATATTAATTTTCATGTGTTAAAGAAATTTAGCAGAATAAACCATACCTTTTCCGATACAGAGGGAGAGACTTCCCTTAATGCTATCTCAAAATGGCTTGTCTTGATCGATACATCAAGAGTTCTATTGGGTGATTTCACCTTCTCTATGAAAGCAGTCGTTGCTGCTTTGTTCATCTGAATATACAAGAAAATCAGCAAACTCcccaaaattattatttttcttatcatACTACCCTCATACCTAAAGCAATTGAATTCCATGTTGTCAAAGGAATCCCACATTCATGCATTTGGAGACATCGGTGGTCGTCTGATCAATATCAGACGATCTACAAAatgcaaatttttatttttattttataactcaaTACCAAATCTTGAATCTAAACCGTTCGATATTGATCAAACGGTCACCGATATCCCGAATGTGTGAATGTGGGATGGCTGTCTGGAGGGGAGCCAGATCCAAAATCTAGTATTAATCATGTACTCACAGATTTACACATGACATCACTACTAATAAAGCAAGGATGAAATCCTCATACTCCACCTATAATCGAACATGTACATACACTAtttcacaaaaagaaaaagcaacatgtacatacacaatgacattaaCTAAGTGAGGATGAATCAGACATCATCAAAATAGAGCAAagataatacaaaaaaaaagtagagacaaaccaatgcagcaagatcagcGCCACTAAGGTTTTCGCAAGCTTCCATTCTTGCAATGGCATTTAAATCCACACTAGCATCGACGGGCTTCTTCCTCGCAAGAGCTTCCAATATCAAAACACGTTCGTCTGGGCTTGGAAGAGGAACATAAAGAAGTTCACCAAACCTACCTGGTCGTAAGATAGCAGGGTCCATCACATCAGGCCTACAAAATGAGAAACTGAGTGAATACAACATtgatgtaaattaaaaaaactaattaaagaaTAGAAATGATGAACCAAAGGTACCTATTCGTTGCACCAATCACAAAAACACCTTTACGCCGATCTGCGCCATCTAACTCAAGAAGCAACTGTtaaaaagattaataataagTCAGCATGACAATATTGTTTCTTTCATtccaaaatctaaattttttttgaccTGATTTAATAGGCTTGCAATAACCCCCTTTCCATCTTCTTTACCACGCTTTGTTGTCAAAGCATCCAcctgaaaatgaaaaaaataaataaatcttccACAGGATATTGCAATGGTAGTACAGGAACAGGATAGTTCCTTCAAATATATGAAATTCTAGACAAGAGTTTTCAATAGTAGTTCAGagtttaaatgaaaaaaatttattgtcttGATATAACATTAGAGTTAACCAGCATTCTTGAGAAAGAGAACCACAAACCTCATCGAAAAAAAGTATACAAGGTGCACATGTCCTTGCCCGACTAAATAATGTCCGAACTGAATGCTCACTTGCTCCAACAAATTTATCTAGAATCTCAGGTCCCTAAATTCAacaataacaattaattaatttttttttaagaaaatcatgaATCAAGAGTAAAGACAGAACATTCGATAAACCAAACTAATGAGAAAAGGATGGATATTAAGGCAGACcttaatatgaataaaatttgCTCCTGCCTCATTCGCAACAGCTTTGGCAATCAGTGTTTTGCCACAACCTGGAGGCCCATAAAGCAAAAATCCTGGATCAAGATCCAACCCAAATGCCTGAAATAAAGAAATTCAATAAAACTTATCAGTGGTCATCCTACCACATACAACTTtccctaatttttaattaaacggtgaagacaaaaatcaatttattaatttttaaaataataacataaagtTTAGTAAGAGAATTGGGGAACATTCTAACAAATTATTGATAAGAGATTTTGTGAATACTATTAAACGGATAAGGGACATTACGAAAATGAGCTcattatataaacaaatatagaTGATTTTTACTCCAATTTTCACAACTAGTTTGAGGAAGAATTTGAACAGTGAAAAATGAGCAACACAAGAGTTGATatgataaaatacaaaaaattgattaatgtgcatttgaaaatCTTCCGGGTTGTACAACTGTACCCGTAAATTCATTAATCACCATTTTACTTACATCTACATCTCACTATTTAGTTACCAAAAGATAAACTCAATCGAATGATGTGGCTATATAATCAAAAGGATAGAAAAGTTATAAAAGTCAAATTTTCCacaatgatcttttattttttataaactgcTTGATTCATGAGTTCACATTAATTAACGGAAGTTACATAAAAAGTGTAGTATTAAAAAAGTACCTCACGATCTTCAGGATTTTTTATACTCATTATGATATTTTCATTAAACTTCTGTCTTATAAAATCAAGCCCACCAACATCTTCCCATTTGACTTCAGGAATGGAAGAGAACCCTTCTCTTCTTAACGAAGGTTGCACTATTTTAGCTGCTTCCTGTATAAATaatcgaaaatatttgaggaataAGACATTTTTCAAGACTTGCAATAACAATGGACTTGTGCTAAACAAATCTAGAGGACCTCAAAATCAGACATTTTGATGGcaagtttatttatttcatcAGGTGACCAAGGTTCCTTCCACCGGTCTTTAGCAGGCTGAGATGATTTACATTTCTTTTCATTAACTAGCCTCTTCATTGCCATATGACCAGCCATTTTAGTCAGACCTGTCAAATCAGCACCAACAAATCCTGGCGTAGACCTGGCTATTTTTTTCAGATCAAATGAACCATCAACTTTGAGATTACGAGTAAGCACAGAAAGGATCTCCTCCCTAGCAGATTCGTCAGGAATGGAAATAAGAATCTCACGTTCAAACCGACCAGGCCTTCTGAGAGCTGGGTCAAGGGCATCAGGCCTATTTGTAGCTCCAATTACAAGAACATGACCAGTAGGTTGTTTATCAGAATCCTCAACTTGATCCATGCAAGTCATTAATTGCGTCACAATTCGTTTCTCCATTTCACGCTGTACATTCTCTCGTTTTGAAGCAATTGCATCAATCTCATCAATAAAGATAATGGATGGAGCAGTCCTTTTTGCTTTAGAGAAAAGCTCTCTAATATTTTCTTCAGATGCACCTAATTAAGAAAGATACAACAAAacattgaagaaaaaagttcTGAAAAAATCATCTCATAATAGTAGTGCAATCAATGACAGTTACCAATTTGCAATAACAAATGCAGAAGCATTCTGCAGCTGCTAgttaaataatttgaaacttcattCTCAGACAAAGATAATGAATGCAATATCTTGACATGTATTCATACAAATAGAAATAccaaactaattttataaaaacaacacatttcattcataatatataaattgaaattagcTTATGTGACTCAATTTCTTCGTAAACAGACCTTCATAAGAGaataatcataattttattttaattgaaaagcTCGGGCAGCATAAACTTAAGGTGTGTTTGGAACAACAACTTATTTAAGCGTTTATCCTACAATCAGCTATTAAGCGCTTATAAGTAAGTGTTTATGTGTAAGGTAATTGTACCTTCAACGAGAAAACTATAAGCTATTGATTTGTGCTTatcaaaattaacttaaaaCAAAGTATGAAATGTGGTAAGTTGTTTACATAAATTCACCAAAAGCACTCTCCAAATAAGTTTTTCATAAGCAAAAGAAACAGAGTCTTAAGAAGAGTATTACTACATTGTACATTCATCTCTAAATATAAGACCATGACTCTCTTTCAATTTTCAAGTTCAActgcattaattatttctttacaaCATACCCCTGATTCTCTTTGATAATTGGTTATCAAAACAGATTTTTCATGAGAAGCTACTCAAACCAGCTTCtcattctattttgtttttggaAAGTTGGAACAAACAAAGAAGCTGTTAGTCAACAAGATCCTATTTTTAGCTACAGAggtaatatataaaaatagaagtgaatgatggagaaattaaatttagaaggtttaaataatataaaaataaatatatatacctGAGACTCCAGAAACTAATTGAGTAGCTGAAATAGGATAAAAAGGAAGAGAAGTTTCATTAGCAATAGCATGAGCAAGTCTAGTCTTCCCACAACCAGGTGGTCCATGCAACAAAATGCCAGATGTTATTCCTATTCCCATCTCTCTACCCACCTCAGGATACCTCAATGACACCAATTCCATCTCCAATTCCTCCCAAATTTCCTTCATCCCACCCAAATCCTCAAACATTGGCTCTTTCTTAATTTCCCCCTTCGCCTCAACACCACCACCGCCACCGCCGTTAGAGACCGAACCCTGATTGCTCGTAGCTTCCATCTTCTGCAACATTGGATCTTCAGAATCAGAATCCGTATTTGTCAACATTGTATCTTCTTTTTTGGAATCAGAATCAGAAGTAAGGTTGTTAGTGGAATTGTGAGTTAGAGCTTGATGAGCGAATCGAAGGAGTGATTGATACTTGGTTCGGTGATAAGTAGGGTAAGTTGAACGGAGATGGTTGACGATTTCTTCGGCGGTTGAGAAACGAGATTTGCAGGAATTGATACGGTGGAGAAGGGTTTGTTGGAGTGATCCTCCTCCTCCGTTTTTTCTCTTCATCATTGTAATGGTAATGTTAAACGAAGTGCTACAAGTTAGTTACGTATTTATTAATATgatgttcaattagggtttagTGATAAAGGATTTAGAAGTTGGTTACACAGCCATTACTGTTGCCGTCGATGGATTCTTCACGTTCATATTCCTCACTCAAGCGGCTACTGTTTCTATCTTTTCTTTAGAGTAAACCCACCCAACAACTTGCTTATCAAGGCAGGGTTTTTCCCAATTAAATAACGGCCTTTGTTGGTTtaagatttttcaaaaactaattttagattttatattttttaaagcgattatttttaaaacttatttagatactataaattattttagatttattttttattaatcaataaaagtaattttgatatttaataatttaaataattatttctatAGATTTTGATAtgataacaaatatatttttaaaataatttttatgaaaatcttatcaaaatagttttttattttaattatttttaaaaattgtagtaaataaaaaatattgaaaataatattttaaataaattatttaaaactatttttaaataaattataacaaaaaagtaaaatattataaaatctttttaacaaaaatcttaaacaaactagtTTGTACGTCTCTTTACAAACATgttccaaaaaaaatatattaataattaataataaaggcAGGCGACCAATTtaccataaataaaatataggttaaaatagttattaaattataattttattgttacgaaaaattttaagtttaaatttgagattttataattgtgtgtatgaatttttgataatattaattatttcgtCACAGAAATTAGATTCACATGTAAGTTTAATATGAGAAATATTAAGTTCAGCTTGCAATCGAAAAAAACAACAGCAAAATATATTCCACGaagataaatttaatttcaaacttaatattaaaaaatatatgatatcaAATGATTGATTGATAGTATTACATCTAAAAATACTCTTAGCTACCAAAATGTTCACCTTTGTTTTATGATATCATGTTTTTAGGTGTCTTTTCATGTGAAAATTTGTCAAacaatatgagttttaattggTATGTTGTTAGtctaaaaatgttttatatagATAACTACAGTGATGATATTTTAGAACCTACCTAACGTAAACAAATGACGTGATGATAATGTGATTGAATGCTATAGCATGGGTTAGTTGTGCAATGGGTTACTATTAAAGTTTGCACTAACCccgtaaaaaaaaattacaaaagcaTTTGGAAATTGGAGATCAAACTAAATAAatcgaaaaataaaataaaaataggatGAAAAAAGTCATCaaacaaatttcataaaatagtTTTGTGCTTAATTAGTGAGTGAAGAAACCCTAATCAAGAgacatattattaattaaaacacacatttattttcttaatgaatTGTCTCATTAAAGACTATTTTTTAACTAAGTGATCAATAAAATTGTCTCTCTTTTAACaaattgaaacaaatttttaatttattataaaatattattagaatatcaataaaattattgaaatgtAGTCTTTTTATCATTcgaattttaaatgaaattttcttatttttttatcagtTACAAACGTTGTGTCTTTAGTTTGTACGgtcaattataattaatttattataactttAGTCACATTTTTATCGTAAAAGAcatttaaaagatatatatttgtagatttttcttttaattaattaacccataaaatgatatatattttgtctcatgtaaaatttattcatgaaaataaaaataaaagtatcaatctttctttaaataagtataaaatgaaaatagtatacacgtgattaattaaaatacacatGTTAATTTATACCGTTAAATTATCTACATTGAGTCAAAGATAATTAGCTAAGTCAATCGACCAAAGGAATCCAAAAAAGGCAAGAGTACATAGACATAGAAAATAATTGGTTTCACATTATCAATGTTAATTCACTTTGTGATGACTGTTGCAGCGTGAGGATGGATGTC
The genomic region above belongs to Cicer arietinum cultivar CDC Frontier isolate Library 1 chromosome 4, Cicar.CDCFrontier_v2.0, whole genome shotgun sequence and contains:
- the LOC101492430 gene encoding cell division control protein 48 homolog C-like, which gives rise to MMKRKNGGGGSLQQTLLHRINSCKSRFSTAEEIVNHLRSTYPTYHRTKYQSLLRFAHQALTHNSTNNLTSDSDSKKEDTMLTNTDSDSEDPMLQKMEATSNQGSVSNGGGGGGVEAKGEIKKEPMFEDLGGMKEIWEELEMELVSLRYPEVGREMGIGITSGILLHGPPGCGKTRLAHAIANETSLPFYPISATQLVSGVSGASEENIRELFSKAKRTAPSIIFIDEIDAIASKRENVQREMEKRIVTQLMTCMDQVEDSDKQPTGHVLVIGATNRPDALDPALRRPGRFEREILISIPDESAREEILSVLTRNLKVDGSFDLKKIARSTPGFVGADLTGLTKMAGHMAMKRLVNEKKCKSSQPAKDRWKEPWSPDEINKLAIKMSDFEEAAKIVQPSLRREGFSSIPEVKWEDVGGLDFIRQKFNENIIMSIKNPEDREAFGLDLDPGFLLYGPPGCGKTLIAKAVANEAGANFIHIKGPEILDKFVGASEHSVRTLFSRARTCAPCILFFDEVDALTTKRGKEDGKGVIASLLNQLLLELDGADRRKGVFVIGATNRPDVMDPAILRPGRFGELLYVPLPSPDERVLILEALARKKPVDASVDLNAIARMEACENLSGADLAALMNKAATTAFIEKVKSPNRTLDVSIKTSHFEIALREVSPSVSEKQREHYERLSQSLKAAGQ